From a region of the Bacteroidia bacterium genome:
- a CDS encoding heavy metal-associated domain-containing protein, whose amino-acid sequence MQILITNTYHVSGMSCGGCAATVKNKLSAVQGITSVKVDLENNELEVTSSEAIKIDTLKDALNNTSYTISELKS is encoded by the coding sequence ATGCAAATATTAATTACAAATACATACCATGTTAGTGGTATGAGTTGCGGAGGATGCGCTGCAACAGTTAAAAATAAATTATCCGCTGTTCAGGGAATAACATCCGTTAAAGTTGACTTGGAGAATAATGAATTGGAAGTAACCTCCTCAGAAGCAATAAAAATAGATACTTTAAAGGATGCGTTAAATAACACGAGTTATACTATATCGGAACTTAAATCCTAA